Proteins encoded in a region of the Octopus sinensis linkage group LG8, ASM634580v1, whole genome shotgun sequence genome:
- the LOC115214975 gene encoding BSD domain-containing protein 1 isoform X1, producing the protein MAESEPQPANGWFSSWIQSAKEKSSTAFEFVKRDLAEFSTVIQSDTSKAVSMTRSTISENLKAENAVVAKSKMQESFSHFLHGISKALEVVELPESINGTDETKTAVYDRAQARLHAIQVDPGTYCNPPSSTDKFTEWLKTFELENEKGSISELLVSNANIRALYTNLVPTTVSHTEFWHRYFYKIHQLQQDEARKLALMKRADECKDDAFSWDDDEDWSADEETEVINHSTLAELVDNIEEDSNGNTKQMEEKGLVSLPPEPKRHEEEETVFRKAVTVEEEIGAARIVPENVALSPMEQSIAELPVESEGLSSLTPSSITNSDDTLDQLQDIFTTSTFVNSDSSINDTLVVMKPLTEIPESNLLPPLEGTNNNSNQSDNDDHINQTEMSSKESENVTLDPHPIDNKSLPVNANTNCEWKSLSESPVSSFTDSFNKSKELKTTCKGDMIVVGSLAGSPSSDASDIIKDTASSCPDDEWEQDFAVDITEEDLRKAQEALKNLSTTPLKDVYRTSGDIEEEEWESWE; encoded by the exons ATGGCTGAAAG CGAACCACAACCCGCCAATGGCTGGTTTAGCAGTTGGATCCAATCTGCTAAAGAGAAA TCTTCAACAGCTTTTGAATTTGTAAAACGAGATTTAGCAGAATTCAGCACTGTTATCCAGTCCGACACCAGCAAAGCTGTTTCAATGACAAGGTCTACCATTTCTGAAAATTTAAAG GCTGAAAATGCTGTTGTTGCCAAAAGTAAAATGCAAGAAAGTTTCAGTCACTTTTTGCATGGTATTTCCAAGGCTCTTGAAGTTGTGGAGTTACCAGAATCTATCAATGGCACAGATGAAACTAAAACTGCTGTATACGACCGAGCACAG GCTCGGCTCCATGCCATTCAAGTTGATCCAGGGACTTACTGCAATCCACCATCCTCAACTGATAAATTTACAGAGTGGCTCAAGACTTTTGAATTGGAAAATGAGAAGGGATCAATCTCAGAGCTGCTTGTATCAAATGCTAATATTCGAGCCCTTTATACTAATTTG gTTCCCACAACTGTCTCTCACACGGAATTTTGGCATCGTTATTTTTACAAaatccatcaactacaacaagatGAAGCCAGGAAGCTAGCTTTAATGAAAAGAGCCGATGAATGCAAAGATGATGCGTTTTCTTGGGATGATG ATGAAGATTGGAGTGCGGACGAAGAGACGGAGGTCATCAATCATTCGACTCTTGCTGAGCTGGTCGACAACATTGAAGAAGACAGCAATGGTAATACAAAGCAGATGGAGGAGAAAGGGCTAGTATCCTTGCCACCAGAACCAAAGAGGCACGAAGAAGAAGAGACTGTGTTTCGTAAAGCTGTGACAGTGGAAGAAGAAATCGGTGCCGCTAGGATAGTACCAGAAAATGTTGCTTTGAGTCCAATGGAACAAAGTATAGCTGAACTCCCTGTTGAAAGCGAAGGCCTGTCGAGCCTCACACCATCTTCTATCACCAACTCTGATGATACCCTTGATCAACTTCAAGACATTTTTACCACAAGCACTTTTGTCAATTCAG ATTCTTCGATTAACGACACATTAGTAGTGATGAAACCATTGACAGAAATTCCCGAATCCAACCTGCTTCCTCCACTCGAGGGAACCAATAACAATTCTAATCAGTCCGATAACGATGACCATATCAACCAAACTGAAATGAGCAGTAAAGAAAGTGAAAACGTCACACTCGACCCACACCCCATTGACAACAAGAGCTTACCTGTGAATGCCAACACGAACTGTGAATGGAAGAGTTTATCTGAGAGTCCTGTTTCTTCATTCACCGACTCTTTTAACAAGTCTAAAGAGTTAAAAACAACTTGTAAAGGAGACATGATAGTTGTCGGTTCTCTGGCTGGCTCGCCCAGTTCCGATGCAAGTGATATAATAAAAG ATACTGCTAGTAGCTGTCCTGATGATGAATGGGAACAAGACTTTGCTGTGGATATCACAGAAGAAGATCTAAGAAAAGCTCAAGAAGCACTCAAAAATCTCTCCACAACTCCACTAAAAGACGTTTACAGAACATCTGGAGATATTGAG gAAGAAGAATGGGAGAGCTGGGAGtaa
- the LOC115214975 gene encoding BSD domain-containing protein 1 isoform X2 → MAESEPQPANGWFSSWIQSAKEKSSTAFEFVKRDLAEFSTVIQSDTSKAVSMTRSTISENLKAENAVVAKSKMQESFSHFLHGISKALEVVELPESINGTDETKTAVYDRAQARLHAIQVDPGTYCNPPSSTDKFTEWLKTFELENEKGSISELLVSNANIRALYTNLVPTTVSHTEFWHRYFYKIHQLQQDEARKLALMKRADECKDDAFSWDDDSSINDTLVVMKPLTEIPESNLLPPLEGTNNNSNQSDNDDHINQTEMSSKESENVTLDPHPIDNKSLPVNANTNCEWKSLSESPVSSFTDSFNKSKELKTTCKGDMIVVGSLAGSPSSDASDIIKDTASSCPDDEWEQDFAVDITEEDLRKAQEALKNLSTTPLKDVYRTSGDIEEEEWESWE, encoded by the exons ATGGCTGAAAG CGAACCACAACCCGCCAATGGCTGGTTTAGCAGTTGGATCCAATCTGCTAAAGAGAAA TCTTCAACAGCTTTTGAATTTGTAAAACGAGATTTAGCAGAATTCAGCACTGTTATCCAGTCCGACACCAGCAAAGCTGTTTCAATGACAAGGTCTACCATTTCTGAAAATTTAAAG GCTGAAAATGCTGTTGTTGCCAAAAGTAAAATGCAAGAAAGTTTCAGTCACTTTTTGCATGGTATTTCCAAGGCTCTTGAAGTTGTGGAGTTACCAGAATCTATCAATGGCACAGATGAAACTAAAACTGCTGTATACGACCGAGCACAG GCTCGGCTCCATGCCATTCAAGTTGATCCAGGGACTTACTGCAATCCACCATCCTCAACTGATAAATTTACAGAGTGGCTCAAGACTTTTGAATTGGAAAATGAGAAGGGATCAATCTCAGAGCTGCTTGTATCAAATGCTAATATTCGAGCCCTTTATACTAATTTG gTTCCCACAACTGTCTCTCACACGGAATTTTGGCATCGTTATTTTTACAAaatccatcaactacaacaagatGAAGCCAGGAAGCTAGCTTTAATGAAAAGAGCCGATGAATGCAAAGATGATGCGTTTTCTTGGGATGATG ATTCTTCGATTAACGACACATTAGTAGTGATGAAACCATTGACAGAAATTCCCGAATCCAACCTGCTTCCTCCACTCGAGGGAACCAATAACAATTCTAATCAGTCCGATAACGATGACCATATCAACCAAACTGAAATGAGCAGTAAAGAAAGTGAAAACGTCACACTCGACCCACACCCCATTGACAACAAGAGCTTACCTGTGAATGCCAACACGAACTGTGAATGGAAGAGTTTATCTGAGAGTCCTGTTTCTTCATTCACCGACTCTTTTAACAAGTCTAAAGAGTTAAAAACAACTTGTAAAGGAGACATGATAGTTGTCGGTTCTCTGGCTGGCTCGCCCAGTTCCGATGCAAGTGATATAATAAAAG ATACTGCTAGTAGCTGTCCTGATGATGAATGGGAACAAGACTTTGCTGTGGATATCACAGAAGAAGATCTAAGAAAAGCTCAAGAAGCACTCAAAAATCTCTCCACAACTCCACTAAAAGACGTTTACAGAACATCTGGAGATATTGAG gAAGAAGAATGGGAGAGCTGGGAGtaa